A stretch of Aureispira sp. CCB-E DNA encodes these proteins:
- the groES gene encoding co-chaperone GroES, translating into MRPINDRVLVKPAAAEETTKGGIIIPDTAKEKPQRGTVIAVGPGKEDRAMTVKVNDVVLYGKYAGQEVSHQGEDFLIMKEDDILLILD; encoded by the coding sequence ATGAGACCAATTAATGATAGAGTCTTGGTAAAACCTGCAGCAGCAGAAGAAACAACTAAAGGTGGTATCATTATACCAGATACTGCTAAAGAAAAGCCACAACGTGGAACTGTGATAGCTGTTGGACCTGGTAAAGAAGACCGAGCAATGACTGTAAAGGTAAACGATGTTGTACTTTATGGCAAATATGCAGGTCAAGAGGTTTCTCACCAAGGAGAAGATTTCTTGATTATGAAAGAAGATGACATCCTTTTGATTCTAGATTAA